In Parabacteroides sp. FAFU027, the following proteins share a genomic window:
- a CDS encoding DUF5063 domain-containing protein: MESNQVVFSKNVVEFVTVGVEYCRLLEQATEYSRTEFVDRCVKLLPLLYLKATLLPDSVAENEEPAEEFVTEEAYGMIANTVASILGSKDDYLVTFHPEMKFSDTAVIANISEDLADIYQDIKNFTMVYSIGYEPSMNDALLTCKDNFAAFWGQKLVNGLAALHNLRFNEDELEDETDSEKEGQGDWFGHNQWESDDIDQELKNWE; this comes from the coding sequence ATGGAATCAAACCAAGTCGTATTTTCAAAAAATGTCGTTGAGTTCGTAACGGTCGGTGTGGAATATTGCCGCCTGCTCGAACAGGCCACGGAATATAGCCGCACCGAGTTCGTCGATCGCTGCGTGAAACTTCTGCCTCTTCTTTACCTGAAAGCGACCCTGTTGCCCGACAGCGTTGCCGAAAATGAGGAACCGGCCGAAGAGTTTGTCACCGAAGAGGCTTACGGCATGATTGCCAATACGGTTGCATCCATCTTGGGTAGCAAAGACGACTATTTGGTTACCTTCCACCCCGAAATGAAATTCAGCGATACAGCCGTGATTGCCAACATTTCGGAGGATTTGGCCGACATCTACCAAGATATCAAAAACTTCACCATGGTATATAGCATCGGTTACGAACCGTCGATGAACGATGCCCTTCTCACCTGCAAGGATAACTTTGCCGCTTTCTGGGGACAGAAACTGGTAAACGGTCTCGCGGCGTTGCACAACCTCCGCTTTAACGAAGACGAACTTGAAGATGAGACCGACAGTGAAAAAGAGGGTCAGGGCGACTGGTTTGGCCACAACCAGTGGGAGTCTGACGATATTGATCAGGAATTGAAAAATTGGGAATAA
- a CDS encoding NDP-sugar synthase, whose product MKPTLFVLAAGMGSRYGGLKQMDGLGPNGETIMDYSIYDAVRAGFGKIVFVIRHSFEDDFRNKIINKYTDVVPVELVFQELDYLPAGFTLNPERAKPWGTNHAVLMGKDAIKEPFAVINADDFYGRESFAILADALKGLNGKKNEYCMIGYRVGNTLSESGAVARGVCAVDADDNLTTVVERTHIERIDGEVKYKDENDQFVAIADNTPVSMNMWGFTPDYFDYSESFFKEFLKQNADNIKAEFFIPLVVNDLINSNTIKLKVLDTPSKWFGVTYAADRPEVVAKINALIEAGEYPAKLW is encoded by the coding sequence ATGAAACCTACATTATTTGTATTGGCAGCTGGTATGGGAAGCCGTTACGGTGGCCTTAAACAAATGGATGGTCTTGGCCCTAATGGTGAGACTATCATGGACTATTCAATCTACGATGCTGTACGCGCCGGATTCGGTAAAATTGTATTCGTTATCCGTCACAGCTTCGAAGATGACTTCCGCAACAAAATCATTAACAAATACACTGACGTTGTTCCAGTAGAATTGGTATTCCAGGAGTTGGATTATCTTCCTGCCGGATTTACCCTGAATCCTGAGCGTGCAAAACCATGGGGTACCAACCACGCTGTATTGATGGGTAAAGACGCTATCAAAGAGCCTTTCGCTGTTATCAATGCCGATGACTTCTACGGTCGTGAGAGCTTCGCTATCCTGGCTGACGCTTTGAAAGGATTGAACGGCAAGAAAAACGAATATTGCATGATCGGTTACCGCGTAGGTAACACTCTTTCTGAGAGTGGTGCTGTAGCTCGCGGTGTTTGTGCAGTAGATGCTGACGACAACCTGACTACCGTTGTTGAGCGCACTCACATCGAGCGCATCGACGGCGAAGTGAAATACAAAGATGAAAACGACCAGTTTGTGGCTATCGCTGACAACACTCCTGTTTCAATGAATATGTGGGGATTCACTCCTGACTACTTCGATTACTCTGAGTCTTTCTTCAAAGAGTTCCTGAAACAAAATGCTGATAACATCAAAGCTGAGTTCTTCATTCCTTTGGTGGTAAATGATCTGATCAACTCAAATACCATCAAACTGAAAGTATTGGATACTCCTTCTAAATGGTTTGGCGTAACTTACGCTGCTGACCGTCCTGAAGTAGTGGCTAAAATCAACGCGTTGATCGAAGCCGGCGAATATCCTGCTAAACTTTGGTAA
- a CDS encoding energy transducer TonB — protein MKKLLFAILTTFVAIALHAQDTTYYDSNNKVVRNLAECTRYFVKSKDTANSKLFIYNCYFKSGKIYSSATMREWNLHTSFTNGYEGVYKEWYESGKLHKIVNFNKGKLDGELISYWDNGKLKRKEYYENGKMTSGKYYRRDGMSATYYPYFKKHEFPGGRDSLISFVAKNASYFQNIDSVKPNLDYYFFFVINKSGIATTLTMPYNYNKQIFDAALRLIQAMPKWQPMLTDGIFENSAMRIAYVYHPNKSFTLKFFYDEKEGIESSQQFYPNAKLYFRKEFFCAKDSTVPVGEHIRWSINGQILSDIHYKKGKLDGELTTYWYDGKLKRKDTYKEDQLVTGQCYDPWGNPTAHGPFAKKAEYLAGQSAIDSIIKKNLFYPMEARKANIKGTVYVKFTINLTGSISDVTVVKKVNPLLDEEAMRVVKYLGKWKAAIWDGEPVDSNVILPIEFKL, from the coding sequence ATGAAAAAACTACTATTTGCAATCCTCACCACATTTGTTGCAATCGCGTTGCATGCTCAGGACACCACCTATTACGACAGCAACAATAAAGTAGTAAGAAACCTGGCCGAATGCACCCGGTATTTTGTGAAATCGAAAGATACCGCAAATTCAAAACTGTTTATCTATAACTGTTATTTCAAATCGGGGAAAATATATTCATCAGCAACTATGCGTGAATGGAATCTCCACACCTCCTTTACAAACGGATATGAAGGGGTGTACAAAGAGTGGTATGAAAGTGGGAAATTACATAAAATCGTGAACTTCAATAAGGGGAAACTTGATGGCGAGTTGATATCCTATTGGGATAACGGTAAACTAAAACGAAAAGAGTATTATGAGAATGGGAAAATGACCTCCGGCAAATACTATCGTCGTGATGGCATGTCTGCTACTTATTACCCTTATTTTAAGAAGCATGAATTTCCGGGAGGAAGAGATAGTCTTATTTCATTTGTGGCAAAAAATGCAAGCTACTTTCAGAATATTGATAGCGTCAAACCTAATTTGGACTACTACTTCTTTTTTGTAATCAATAAATCAGGGATCGCAACGACTCTCACAATGCCATATAACTACAACAAGCAAATCTTTGATGCCGCATTACGTCTCATTCAGGCAATGCCCAAATGGCAACCAATGTTGACAGACGGAATTTTTGAAAATAGTGCCATGCGTATTGCTTATGTTTACCATCCCAATAAAAGTTTCACCCTCAAGTTCTTTTATGATGAAAAAGAGGGAATAGAATCTTCTCAGCAATTTTACCCAAATGCAAAGCTGTATTTCCGGAAAGAATTCTTTTGTGCCAAAGACAGTACAGTTCCGGTTGGTGAGCATATCCGATGGTCAATAAATGGACAGATCTTGTCTGATATTCATTATAAAAAAGGAAAACTGGATGGAGAGTTGACTACTTACTGGTATGACGGAAAACTGAAGCGAAAAGATACCTATAAAGAAGACCAACTGGTAACCGGCCAGTGTTATGATCCGTGGGGAAATCCAACTGCTCATGGACCTTTTGCAAAGAAAGCCGAATATTTGGCAGGTCAAAGTGCAATTGACTCAATTATCAAAAAAAATCTATTCTATCCTATGGAGGCTAGAAAGGCTAATATTAAAGGAACGGTATATGTTAAGTTTACCATTAATTTGACTGGGTCTATATCCGATGTTACTGTGGTGAAAAAAGTGAATCCGCTATTGGATGAAGAAGCCATGCGAGTTGTCAAATACTTGGGTAAATGGAAAGCTGCAATATGGGATGGTGAACCGGTTGATTCAAATGTTATTTTACCAATTGAATTTAAGCTATAA
- a CDS encoding glycoside hydrolase family 28 protein encodes MKHKFSLLALALLLLPCIPAWAAGSPWDDMKTLEASIERTSFPKADFNIVSFGAVANRPDKLCTKAINTAILTCSSKGGGRVIVPKGVFYTGGITLKSNVNLYLAEGAILRFSTNQKDYLPTVLTRWEGMDCYNIQPLLYAYNESNIAVTGKGTIDGQGSMEHWWPMCGAVKFGWKEGIISQRTGRPKLQKAEQSMTPVEQRVMTLEDGMRPQMFSPYKCNKVLVEGVTFIRAPFWVMHPLMCENVVVSGVRVQNHGPNGDGCDPESCNKVLIEKCYFETGDDCIAIKSGRNNDGRKWNMPSQNMIVRDCEMKDGHGGVVIGSEISGGYKNLYVDNCKMDSPNLERVIRIKTSTCRGGTIENVFVRNVTVGQCRECVLKIDLLYENREQCRRDFPPTVRNVFMENVTCQKSDYGVSIDGLPDLTNVYNINVKDCKFNGVKHGNKVTGAKDVKFTDLFINGQRSDQ; translated from the coding sequence ATGAAACACAAATTCAGTTTACTGGCATTGGCCCTGTTGCTGCTTCCCTGCATTCCGGCATGGGCGGCGGGCAGTCCGTGGGATGATATGAAGACGTTGGAAGCCTCCATCGAGCGGACCTCATTCCCCAAAGCCGACTTCAACATCGTAAGTTTCGGCGCAGTGGCCAATCGTCCCGACAAGCTTTGTACCAAAGCCATCAACACAGCCATTCTCACCTGTAGCAGCAAAGGCGGCGGTCGGGTGATTGTCCCTAAAGGTGTATTTTACACCGGTGGCATTACCCTGAAGAGCAACGTCAACCTCTATCTTGCAGAGGGCGCTATCCTTCGCTTTTCCACTAATCAAAAGGACTATCTGCCCACGGTGCTGACCCGTTGGGAAGGAATGGATTGCTACAACATCCAACCGCTCCTCTATGCCTATAACGAGAGTAATATTGCCGTAACCGGTAAAGGAACTATAGACGGACAAGGCAGCATGGAGCATTGGTGGCCGATGTGTGGCGCTGTGAAATTCGGATGGAAAGAGGGCATTATCTCTCAGCGTACCGGCCGTCCCAAACTGCAAAAAGCGGAACAGTCCATGACTCCTGTGGAGCAGCGCGTGATGACGCTCGAAGACGGTATGCGTCCGCAAATGTTCAGCCCGTATAAGTGTAACAAGGTATTGGTCGAAGGTGTAACCTTTATCCGCGCACCATTCTGGGTAATGCACCCGCTGATGTGTGAAAACGTTGTCGTATCGGGTGTTCGCGTGCAGAATCACGGACCTAACGGCGACGGCTGCGACCCCGAATCCTGCAACAAAGTGTTGATTGAAAAATGCTATTTCGAGACCGGTGACGACTGCATCGCCATCAAATCGGGCCGCAACAATGACGGTCGCAAATGGAACATGCCAAGCCAGAACATGATTGTCCGCGATTGTGAGATGAAAGACGGCCACGGCGGCGTGGTAATCGGCAGTGAAATCTCCGGCGGTTACAAAAATCTGTACGTGGATAATTGCAAAATGGACAGCCCCAACCTCGAACGCGTGATTCGTATCAAGACCAGCACCTGCCGTGGTGGTACCATCGAGAATGTGTTCGTGCGCAACGTGACCGTGGGTCAGTGCCGTGAATGCGTCCTCAAAATCGACCTGCTCTACGAAAACCGCGAACAGTGTCGCCGCGACTTCCCTCCTACCGTCCGTAACGTATTTATGGAAAATGTGACCTGCCAGAAGAGCGACTACGGCGTGAGCATCGACGGTCTGCCCGACCTGACCAACGTCTATAACATCAACGTAAAGGATTGTAAATTCAACGGCGTGAAGCACGGCAACAAAGTGACCGGTGCCAAAGACGTGAAATTTACGGACCTCTTTATCAATGGTCAAAGAAGCGACCAGTAA
- a CDS encoding glycoside hydrolase family 105 protein, which translates to MKKALLALFVLGTIIPTVFSQKTDSVALKAAVSIADRIIRSTPYEFINTKTKETYTTVKGLPLSPDVKVKSEYNDWHYTNGIMYLGMMELGQKLNEPKYRNYVQKNMDFVFNEGNLDYFKQLYDQAIKQDDPWNKVRRLSFHMIFRNKRLDDNGTMGASLIELYKTKKDAAYYKYIQTANEHLLYFEPRLADGLIARIWPHEKTVWADDIYMGVSFLCRMGSLTGDVKYFDDAANQVLSVNKYLWCKEKQIYYHCYHTDVKENGVAHWGRANGWIAMAHADLLTYMPKNHPKRQAVIDNFKQQMAGVCRYQGKNGLWHQLLDKEDSYDETTCTAMFVYALAKGVKNGWLHKDYIHVANSGFRGMMTMINDKGDVSGICTGTGIMPSLSFYYNRPTESNTMMGEGPVLRALVEMIDAPKYTEINANEQYAKIVDRRIKK; encoded by the coding sequence ATGAAAAAAGCACTGTTAGCCCTGTTCGTATTGGGCACCATCATTCCTACTGTATTTTCACAAAAAACAGACTCTGTTGCATTGAAAGCGGCAGTGAGCATTGCTGACCGTATCATTCGCAGTACACCTTACGAATTTATCAACACCAAAACCAAAGAGACTTACACCACGGTAAAAGGCCTCCCCCTTTCACCCGACGTGAAGGTGAAAAGCGAATACAACGACTGGCACTACACCAACGGGATTATGTATCTCGGTATGATGGAGCTGGGCCAGAAGCTGAACGAGCCAAAGTATCGCAACTACGTTCAGAAAAATATGGATTTCGTATTCAATGAGGGAAATCTGGATTACTTCAAACAACTGTACGACCAGGCTATTAAGCAGGACGACCCTTGGAATAAGGTTCGCCGACTGAGCTTCCACATGATTTTCCGCAACAAACGCTTAGACGATAACGGAACCATGGGGGCCAGTCTGATTGAACTGTACAAAACGAAAAAAGACGCAGCCTACTACAAATACATTCAAACCGCCAACGAGCATCTGCTCTACTTTGAGCCACGTCTGGCCGACGGGTTGATTGCCCGCATCTGGCCACACGAGAAGACCGTTTGGGCCGATGATATTTACATGGGCGTTTCCTTTCTTTGCCGCATGGGCAGCCTGACCGGTGATGTAAAATACTTCGACGATGCCGCCAATCAGGTGTTGAGCGTAAACAAATACCTCTGGTGCAAAGAGAAGCAGATTTATTATCACTGCTATCACACCGATGTCAAAGAAAACGGGGTTGCCCATTGGGGGCGTGCCAACGGTTGGATTGCGATGGCACATGCCGACCTGTTGACTTACATGCCGAAGAACCACCCGAAACGTCAGGCGGTCATCGACAACTTCAAACAGCAGATGGCGGGCGTTTGCCGTTACCAGGGCAAAAACGGGCTTTGGCACCAACTGCTCGACAAGGAGGATTCGTACGATGAAACTACCTGTACCGCGATGTTCGTTTACGCTTTGGCTAAAGGGGTGAAAAACGGCTGGCTGCACAAAGACTATATCCATGTGGCTAATTCTGGCTTCAGAGGCATGATGACGATGATTAATGATAAAGGAGACGTCTCCGGCATTTGTACCGGAACGGGGATTATGCCTTCTTTGTCGTTCTATTATAACAGACCGACTGAAAGCAACACGATGATGGGCGAAGGTCCGGTACTGCGTGCGTTGGTGGAGATGATTGACGCACCGAAATACACCGAAATCAACGCCAACGAACAGTACGCGAAGATCGTGGATCGCCGGATAAAAAAATAA
- the rhaD gene encoding rhamnulose-1-phosphate aldolase: MSILNNNPALAKQVAEVAEVAGYLWQKGWAERNGGNITVNITDVVNDEIRALKPISDVMQIGTTLPHLKGCYFFCKGTNKRMRDLARFPMDNGSVIRILDDCASYEIVAEQLVLPTSELPAHLSMHNYLVGIGSNYKAALHTHPIDLVAMTHNPAFLKKDVLSKLLWSMIPETRAFCPKGLGIIPYKLPSSVELAEATVKELETYDVVMWEKHGVCSVSENILEAFDMVDTLSKSAQIYMTAKNMGFEPTGMADHLMHELKVAFNLPG; the protein is encoded by the coding sequence ATGAGCATATTAAACAATAATCCAGCTCTGGCGAAACAAGTCGCTGAAGTGGCAGAAGTAGCCGGATACCTTTGGCAAAAAGGTTGGGCGGAACGTAATGGTGGTAACATCACGGTCAATATTACAGATGTAGTCAATGACGAGATCAGAGCGCTGAAACCAATCAGCGACGTTATGCAGATTGGCACCACGCTTCCTCACCTGAAAGGTTGCTATTTCTTCTGTAAAGGAACCAACAAACGTATGCGCGACCTGGCTCGTTTCCCTATGGACAACGGTTCGGTAATTCGTATCCTTGACGATTGCGCCAGCTACGAGATCGTTGCAGAACAGCTGGTCCTTCCTACATCAGAGCTTCCGGCTCACTTGTCTATGCATAACTACTTAGTGGGTATCGGATCAAACTACAAAGCAGCTTTGCACACTCACCCGATTGACCTCGTGGCAATGACTCACAACCCTGCATTCCTTAAAAAAGATGTGCTTTCTAAACTTCTTTGGAGCATGATTCCTGAGACCAGAGCTTTCTGTCCGAAAGGGTTGGGTATCATCCCTTACAAATTGCCTAGCTCTGTAGAACTTGCTGAGGCTACTGTAAAAGAACTGGAGACTTACGATGTGGTAATGTGGGAGAAACACGGTGTTTGCTCTGTAAGCGAAAACATCCTCGAAGCATTCGACATGGTGGATACCCTTTCTAAATCAGCTCAGATCTACATGACAGCTAAAAACATGGGCTTCGAGCCAACAGGTATGGCTGATCACCTGATGCATGAACTAAAAGTGGCATTCAACTTACCGGGATAA
- the rhaT gene encoding L-rhamnose/proton symporter RhaT, translated as MNTIIGLLIIALGSFGQSSSYVPINKIKDWSWESFWLSQGVFAWLVFPFLGALLAVPSGHSLGEILSSGDGAAFKALGYGVLWGIGGLTFGLSMRYLGVALGQSISLGTCSAFGTIIPALMVGTDLFTGKGLALLIGVCIAIAGIAVIGYAGSLRAQNMTEEQKKAAVKDFALGKGLLVALLAGVMSACFSLGLEAAEPLKATAISFGAQSLFAGLPAILMITGGGFLTNAVYCLAQNAKNNTFSDYTKATAGQLTNNLLFCALAGVLWYSQFFGLALGKSYFTEGSVMMAFSWSILMSLNVTFSNVWGILLKEWKGAGNKTVTVLILGMLILIFSLILPNLM; from the coding sequence ATGAACACAATAATCGGATTATTAATCATCGCATTGGGTAGCTTCGGACAATCAAGTTCGTATGTGCCCATCAATAAAATCAAAGACTGGTCGTGGGAAAGCTTCTGGCTCTCCCAAGGTGTATTTGCCTGGCTGGTATTCCCTTTCCTGGGAGCATTGCTGGCCGTACCTTCGGGCCATTCATTAGGAGAAATCCTTTCCAGTGGTGACGGCGCTGCATTCAAAGCCCTCGGCTACGGTGTGCTTTGGGGCATCGGAGGTTTGACTTTCGGTCTCAGCATGCGTTACCTTGGAGTGGCATTGGGACAGTCTATCTCATTGGGAACCTGTTCTGCTTTCGGAACAATCATTCCCGCGTTGATGGTCGGTACTGACCTTTTCACCGGAAAAGGATTGGCGCTTTTGATCGGCGTTTGTATCGCAATTGCAGGTATCGCTGTAATCGGTTATGCCGGAAGCCTTCGTGCTCAGAATATGACCGAAGAGCAAAAGAAAGCTGCCGTTAAAGACTTTGCCCTGGGCAAAGGTCTGCTTGTGGCTCTGCTTGCCGGTGTGATGAGTGCCTGCTTCAGCCTTGGACTTGAAGCTGCCGAACCGTTAAAAGCAACTGCGATCTCTTTCGGCGCACAAAGCCTTTTTGCCGGACTTCCCGCTATCCTGATGATCACCGGTGGTGGTTTTCTGACCAATGCCGTTTACTGTCTGGCCCAGAATGCCAAAAACAATACCTTCTCGGATTACACCAAAGCAACTGCCGGTCAGCTCACCAACAACCTCCTGTTCTGCGCACTTGCCGGAGTTCTCTGGTATTCTCAGTTCTTCGGACTGGCATTAGGCAAAAGTTATTTCACCGAAGGCAGTGTCATGATGGCTTTCTCCTGGAGTATCCTGATGTCGTTGAATGTAACGTTCAGCAACGTTTGGGGAATCCTGTTGAAAGAGTGGAAAGGCGCAGGCAACAAAACCGTTACTGTTTTGATATTAGGTATGTTGATTCTGATCTTCTCCCTGATTTTGCCTAATTTGATGTAA
- a CDS encoding L-rhamnose isomerase gives MKEAQIKQAYEVAKARYAELGIDSDAAVAKLQDLSISLHCWQTDDVTGTEKADGSLTGGIQATGNYPGKARNLAEIRADIDKAMALIPGEHRVNVHALYADFSETGFVDRDKIEPKHFQSWIDWAKEKGYKLDFNATCFSHEKSADGFTLSHRDPAIRQFWIDHVNACRKIAEEMGRQLNSACIHNIWIPDGSKDLTVDRALYRKNLKESLDKIFEMKTNDDYMRDCIECKLFGIGSESYVVGSHEFYMGYGVANNKMVTLDSGHFHPTEVISDKISSLLLFAPEIMLHVSRGVRWDSDHVVLLTDELQALAQEIVRADAFDRVHVGLDYFDASINRIGAYVVGTRAAQKAFLMALLEPIAQLRAFEAKGQNFERLALLEEAKALPWADVYNYFCLKNNAIVGEAYIADIQKYEADVTSKR, from the coding sequence ATGAAAGAAGCACAAATCAAACAAGCGTATGAAGTAGCAAAAGCTCGCTACGCTGAACTTGGAATCGACTCCGATGCAGCTGTTGCAAAATTACAAGACCTTTCTATCTCTCTGCACTGCTGGCAGACAGATGACGTAACCGGTACAGAAAAAGCTGACGGTTCATTGACCGGTGGTATTCAGGCAACTGGTAACTATCCTGGAAAAGCTCGTAACTTGGCTGAAATCCGTGCGGATATTGACAAAGCTATGGCTTTGATTCCTGGTGAGCACCGCGTAAACGTTCACGCTTTGTATGCTGACTTCAGCGAAACAGGATTTGTTGACCGTGATAAAATCGAACCTAAACACTTCCAAAGCTGGATTGACTGGGCGAAAGAAAAAGGTTACAAACTCGATTTCAACGCAACTTGTTTCTCTCACGAAAAATCAGCAGACGGCTTTACTTTGTCACACCGTGACCCGGCTATCCGTCAGTTCTGGATTGACCACGTAAACGCTTGTCGTAAAATCGCTGAAGAAATGGGCCGTCAGTTGAACTCTGCTTGTATCCACAACATCTGGATTCCGGACGGTTCTAAAGATTTGACTGTTGACCGCGCATTGTACCGCAAAAACCTGAAAGAGTCTTTGGACAAAATCTTCGAAATGAAAACCAACGACGATTACATGCGTGACTGTATCGAATGTAAATTGTTCGGTATCGGTAGCGAAAGCTACGTAGTTGGTTCACACGAATTCTACATGGGTTACGGTGTTGCTAACAACAAAATGGTTACTTTGGACTCAGGTCACTTCCACCCAACCGAAGTTATCTCTGACAAAATCTCTTCATTGTTGTTGTTCGCTCCGGAAATCATGTTGCACGTGAGCCGTGGTGTACGTTGGGATAGTGACCACGTGGTATTGTTGACTGACGAACTTCAGGCTTTGGCTCAGGAAATCGTTCGTGCTGATGCATTCGACCGCGTACACGTAGGTTTGGACTACTTCGATGCTTCTATCAACCGTATCGGTGCTTACGTAGTAGGTACACGTGCTGCTCAGAAAGCATTCCTTATGGCATTGCTTGAGCCAATCGCTCAATTGCGTGCATTCGAAGCTAAAGGTCAAAACTTCGAGCGTCTTGCTCTTTTGGAAGAAGCTAAAGCATTGCCTTGGGCTGACGTTTACAACTATTTCTGCCTGAAAAACAATGCTATCGTAGGTGAAGCTTACATCGCTGACATCCAGAAATACGAAGCTGACGTAACCAGCAAACGATAA
- a CDS encoding rhamnulokinase, whose protein sequence is MNKKHFLAVDLGATSGRTILGTVADGKIEMKELTRFPNQILQIHNHFYWNIYSLYENIKGGLFAAKKEGVKISSIGIDTWGVDFALIGKDGSLMGAPYAYRDPHTFGKPEEFFNIIPREKVYDLTGIQVMNFNSLYQLFALAQAEASPLEAATEILFIPDALSYLLTGNKVVEYTIASTSQILNPRTKQFEANLMRAAGVKPSLLGEIVMPGHVIGQLTDDLAEETELGKVPVVAVAGHDTASAIAAIPAENEKFAYLSSGTWSLMGIEVKDPIINKESYDMNFTNEGGIEGTTRFLKNITGMWLLEQCLKEWKKEGITYAYEKLVEMSGTVTPFQFFIDPDHPSFANPASMVKAITEFCTSRGQKAPSTHAEFVRCIFESLAMKYNFVLGKLKDLAPFEIEKLHVIGGGSKNPLLNQWTANAIGLPVIAGPSEATAIGNIMIQAKAEGIVDSLQSMRAMIRQSISIDEYTPENNTEWVTAYEKFLSITK, encoded by the coding sequence ATGAATAAAAAACACTTCCTGGCCGTTGACTTGGGTGCTACCAGTGGACGGACTATTCTCGGAACCGTTGCCGACGGTAAAATCGAAATGAAAGAACTGACTCGTTTCCCGAATCAGATTCTGCAAATCCACAATCACTTTTACTGGAACATTTACTCACTGTACGAAAACATCAAAGGTGGTCTTTTCGCCGCTAAAAAAGAGGGTGTAAAAATCTCTTCAATCGGTATCGACACCTGGGGCGTTGACTTTGCCCTGATTGGAAAAGACGGTTCATTGATGGGTGCTCCATACGCTTACCGCGACCCGCACACTTTCGGAAAACCGGAAGAGTTCTTCAATATCATTCCCCGTGAAAAGGTTTACGACCTCACCGGTATCCAGGTGATGAACTTCAACAGCTTGTACCAGCTATTCGCATTGGCACAGGCAGAAGCGTCACCACTGGAAGCTGCTACTGAAATCCTGTTCATTCCGGACGCATTGTCTTATTTGCTTACCGGAAATAAAGTGGTAGAATACACTATCGCTTCTACTTCTCAGATCCTCAACCCACGTACCAAACAATTCGAAGCCAACCTGATGAGAGCTGCCGGTGTTAAACCGTCTCTGTTGGGCGAAATCGTAATGCCGGGTCACGTAATCGGTCAATTGACAGACGATTTGGCGGAAGAAACGGAATTGGGTAAAGTACCTGTGGTAGCTGTTGCCGGTCACGATACCGCATCTGCTATCGCTGCTATCCCTGCTGAAAACGAAAAATTCGCATACTTAAGCTCAGGTACCTGGTCATTGATGGGTATTGAGGTGAAAGACCCGATTATCAATAAAGAGTCTTACGACATGAACTTCACCAACGAAGGGGGTATCGAAGGAACTACACGCTTCCTGAAAAATATCACCGGTATGTGGTTGCTGGAGCAATGTCTGAAAGAGTGGAAAAAAGAGGGTATCACTTACGCTTACGAGAAGTTAGTGGAAATGTCAGGAACCGTTACTCCGTTCCAGTTCTTCATTGACCCTGACCATCCATCTTTTGCAAATCCTGCAAGCATGGTCAAAGCGATTACCGAATTCTGTACCAGCCGCGGACAAAAAGCACCTTCAACTCACGCTGAATTCGTGCGTTGTATCTTCGAAAGCTTGGCGATGAAATACAACTTCGTTTTAGGCAAATTGAAAGATCTCGCTCCATTTGAAATAGAAAAACTGCATGTAATCGGTGGTGGTTCTAAAAACCCATTGCTCAACCAATGGACAGCTAACGCAATCGGGCTGCCGGTAATCGCAGGTCCATCAGAAGCTACCGCTATCGGTAACATCATGATTCAGGCAAAAGCGGAAGGTATTGTAGATTCGCTTCAGTCTATGCGTGCTATGATTCGTCAGTCCATCTCAATTGATGAATATACTCCGGAGAATAATACCGAGTGGGTAACTGCTTACGAGAAATTCTTAAGCATAACAAAATAA